From Methanocella paludicola SANAE, a single genomic window includes:
- a CDS encoding universal stress protein, with translation MAFKILLATDGSQFSNKAADYCIDMAKKLDAEVLAVYVMNLKHFEIYALEHHDDITGYEDENVRLSKDAEDAVGYVARMAKEKGVRLSTRIVRGYPADEIMKIARDDKFDLIVVGNLGKSGIERVLMGSVSEAIVRHAPCPVLVVRGK, from the coding sequence ATGGCATTCAAGATCCTTCTGGCGACGGACGGCTCGCAGTTCAGCAATAAGGCGGCCGATTATTGTATCGACATGGCGAAAAAGCTTGACGCCGAGGTGCTAGCGGTCTATGTCATGAACCTTAAGCATTTTGAGATCTACGCGCTGGAGCATCACGATGATATCACCGGCTACGAGGACGAGAACGTCCGGCTTTCGAAGGATGCGGAGGATGCTGTCGGCTATGTGGCCCGGATGGCTAAGGAGAAGGGCGTTCGTCTGTCAACACGCATTGTTCGCGGATACCCTGCCGATGAGATCATGAAGATCGCCAGGGATGATAAGTTTGACCTTATTGTCGTCGGTAACCTGGGCAAGTCCGGTATCGAGCGGGTGCTCATGGGCAGCGTGTCCGAGGCCATCGTAAGGCATGCGCCGTGCCCCGTGCTCGTCGTGCGTGGTAAGTGA
- a CDS encoding carboxypeptidase-like regulatory domain-containing protein codes for MSRSSRSVSSLFFIVLLVLAAVSFAKAVPAVAADDIRLSSARDFLFAYQPQNPSEDSVLVTAQLFKDGRPIRQAGIPVNFSLTDGRFAKLDETTVFTDDLGMASTRVRSYNSGQEMTERPFLLGVTAMFGGKSSTVTMPITHYISLNGTIKDRSGGPVMNAQVGVLYNRTHNPINARGATNTTDVYGNYRLDRVPTDLGDMVVYARKGDLETYKPASFPQGAGGT; via the coding sequence ATGAGCAGGTCATCAAGGAGCGTGAGCTCGCTCTTCTTTATCGTTTTATTGGTCCTGGCTGCCGTGTCATTCGCGAAGGCAGTCCCTGCGGTCGCGGCGGACGATATACGGCTCTCATCGGCCAGGGATTTCCTTTTCGCGTACCAGCCACAAAACCCGTCAGAGGACTCCGTCCTCGTCACGGCGCAGCTATTCAAGGACGGCCGGCCCATCCGGCAGGCAGGCATACCGGTGAACTTTAGCCTGACCGACGGGAGATTTGCAAAGCTGGACGAAACTACGGTGTTCACGGACGACCTGGGAATGGCGTCGACGAGAGTGAGGTCGTATAACTCAGGGCAGGAGATGACCGAAAGGCCATTCCTTCTAGGGGTAACGGCAATGTTCGGGGGCAAAAGCTCGACGGTCACTATGCCCATCACGCACTACATCTCGCTCAACGGCACGATAAAGGACAGGAGCGGCGGCCCGGTCATGAACGCGCAGGTCGGCGTGCTGTATAACAGGACCCACAACCCGATAAACGCGAGGGGCGCCACGAATACGACCGATGTATACGGCAATTACCGGCTGGATAGAGTGCCCACGGACCTGGGCGACATGGTCGTATATGCGAGGAAGGGCGACCTCGAGACGTACAAGCCCGCCAGCTTTCCACAGGGAGCCGGCGGGACATGA
- a CDS encoding tetratricopeptide repeat protein translates to MRCDWDGVKRLGAYLGHDINDALVECPGSLDIICRSLGAFEKKYPRETSAHLARLIFKADLSKLPREGEPEETLACEVFNRLNPAGGGEAYVEFCLDFKRFIRWFKAAVDAVHYVHGLRKEGICLDRPGVKDYVSELKELPCRRLGELDFSYRIHGYAAISRYIEALLGRYEDKAISGDNCRSIMGIMNKVSSHPGYFKAMGPEQKLVETRPILIAISDLQRYPENEPGKADLLSSLGILLFNVFPTPKLLKFIARLQPSPGNDALQYDYNSILAMNFMLAGRLDEATAYNKNALEHAGDEEKRAYTHILDCCISLKRGETEEAVNALYRCSALIKDRRMKSTALFYMGIIYYEMGKVPDALESFQLARAGLEDELDIMNACNDIGTCAMLLGDYKAAAAELENVEHIGRYMSSNTARALLAVARGNLGLIHLSMAKHDRAVEHFKEALRLSRDAHNKKGIADQLGNIGLALKAKRDYDTALIYFKSALNVSSTEGYFEGALFSFAQIEQLKALEGRYEEAEDFQQEMARRNPDIAKLLRL, encoded by the coding sequence ATGAGATGCGACTGGGACGGAGTGAAGAGGCTCGGGGCTTACCTGGGCCATGATATCAACGATGCGCTCGTGGAGTGTCCGGGCTCGCTGGACATCATATGCCGGTCACTGGGGGCTTTTGAGAAAAAATATCCACGAGAGACATCCGCCCACCTGGCCCGGCTGATATTTAAAGCTGACCTCTCGAAGCTGCCCCGCGAGGGAGAGCCGGAAGAGACGCTGGCCTGCGAGGTTTTTAACAGGCTTAATCCTGCCGGAGGAGGCGAGGCGTATGTAGAATTCTGCCTGGACTTCAAGCGGTTCATCCGCTGGTTCAAGGCTGCCGTAGACGCCGTCCACTATGTACACGGCCTCAGGAAGGAGGGCATATGTCTCGACAGGCCGGGCGTAAAGGACTACGTTTCAGAGCTAAAGGAGCTTCCATGCCGTCGTCTCGGAGAGCTCGATTTTTCGTACAGGATCCATGGATATGCCGCCATATCGAGGTACATCGAGGCCCTGCTTGGACGGTACGAGGATAAGGCCATATCCGGAGATAATTGCCGGAGCATCATGGGGATCATGAATAAGGTATCCAGCCATCCCGGGTACTTCAAGGCCATGGGCCCCGAGCAAAAGCTGGTGGAGACGAGGCCGATCCTCATAGCCATATCGGACCTCCAGCGTTACCCTGAAAACGAGCCGGGAAAGGCGGACCTGCTGTCGTCGCTGGGCATATTGTTATTCAATGTGTTTCCCACCCCTAAGCTGCTGAAGTTCATCGCCAGACTGCAGCCAAGCCCGGGGAACGACGCCCTCCAGTACGACTACAACTCGATCCTGGCCATGAACTTCATGCTGGCCGGCAGGCTCGACGAGGCTACAGCATACAATAAGAATGCCCTCGAGCACGCGGGAGACGAGGAAAAAAGGGCTTATACGCACATCCTGGACTGCTGTATCAGCCTCAAGCGGGGCGAAACGGAGGAGGCCGTGAACGCCCTGTACCGCTGTTCGGCGTTGATCAAGGATAGGCGCATGAAGTCCACGGCCCTGTTTTATATGGGCATCATCTACTACGAGATGGGAAAAGTGCCCGATGCTCTCGAGTCATTCCAGCTTGCCAGGGCCGGCCTGGAGGACGAGCTGGACATCATGAACGCCTGCAACGACATCGGCACCTGCGCCATGCTGCTCGGGGACTATAAGGCCGCGGCCGCCGAGCTCGAGAACGTCGAGCATATCGGCCGCTACATGAGCAGTAATACGGCCAGGGCTCTTTTGGCCGTGGCCCGCGGCAACCTGGGGCTGATCCACCTGAGCATGGCGAAGCACGACCGCGCTGTTGAGCACTTTAAGGAGGCCCTGAGGCTCAGCCGGGACGCGCATAATAAGAAAGGCATAGCCGACCAGCTCGGGAACATCGGCCTTGCGCTGAAGGCGAAGCGCGACTACGATACGGCGCTCATTTATTTCAAATCGGCGCTCAACGTGTCCTCGACGGAAGGCTATTTTGAAGGCGCCCTGTTCTCGTTCGCCCAGATCGAGCAGCTAAAGGCCCTTGAGGGCCGCTACGAGGAGGCAGAGGACTTTCAGCAGGAGATGGCCAGGCGTAATCCTGATATCGCGAAGTTGCTCCGCCTGTAA
- a CDS encoding small ribosomal subunit Rsm22 family protein, with protein MSSKEIVSAVKYVSRMKPEFMLSEICGYVKGDVSVADVYDALRPLAYDLGIRLEPAGNDYRAVRLPPAKPLALDEKERSAQDGFLASPIVPEKLEKLMERYVEKKTGKAWHDPAVVEKLRKAIAEQKADYWKEGRKRRITYETGYSILGYLAYQFPVYFAQSEHIIYGLASDGLLKDRMKVMDAGTGPGTVPLALIDFYRRIGRGEAVIYSLEKYDENVEAFNYLVPAYAEGTGVKVEKPLRADLLSLKADDLPDDIDLMFFSNVLNELGGDIERKAEIVRAMAGRLAIDGNIVIVEPADKVNSTEMRKLVIALMNKGLGVYSPCSFIWCVRCHPESCWTFQEREDIKPTRLMQKVAEEEPFRFINTDIKYSYAVLRHDKLSREKYRVPEKAKFARLSKMKDHVKKHINVVAAVMSGDLGDKADHVYKLCDGTAAKPVYAILPDYHTSPENEALKTAKYGQIVEIYGVLVRYNKEYDAFNLLVNRNTKVKGVKEQADTS; from the coding sequence ATGTCCAGTAAAGAGATCGTATCGGCGGTAAAGTATGTTTCCAGGATGAAGCCGGAGTTCATGCTTTCCGAGATCTGCGGCTACGTAAAGGGCGACGTGAGCGTCGCGGACGTCTACGATGCGCTGCGGCCCCTGGCCTACGACCTGGGCATCAGGCTGGAGCCTGCAGGGAACGATTATAGGGCCGTGAGGCTGCCGCCCGCAAAGCCCCTGGCGCTCGATGAAAAAGAGCGCAGTGCCCAGGACGGGTTCCTGGCATCGCCCATTGTGCCGGAAAAGCTCGAAAAGCTCATGGAACGATATGTCGAGAAGAAGACGGGCAAGGCGTGGCACGATCCTGCCGTGGTAGAGAAGCTTAGAAAGGCCATCGCGGAGCAGAAGGCCGACTACTGGAAGGAGGGCCGTAAGCGCCGTATCACTTATGAGACCGGCTACAGCATCCTGGGCTATCTCGCTTACCAGTTCCCTGTTTATTTCGCTCAGTCGGAGCACATCATTTATGGGCTGGCCTCCGACGGCCTGCTGAAGGACCGCATGAAGGTCATGGACGCCGGTACCGGCCCCGGAACGGTCCCTCTTGCCCTGATCGACTTTTATCGCAGGATCGGCCGCGGGGAAGCCGTCATTTATTCTCTGGAAAAATACGACGAGAACGTCGAGGCGTTCAATTACCTGGTGCCGGCTTATGCCGAAGGCACCGGTGTTAAAGTTGAAAAGCCCCTCAGGGCAGACTTGCTCAGCCTTAAGGCGGACGATCTGCCGGATGATATCGACCTGATGTTCTTCTCCAACGTCCTGAACGAGCTGGGCGGTGACATCGAGCGAAAGGCGGAGATCGTGCGCGCTATGGCGGGACGGCTGGCGATAGACGGCAACATCGTCATTGTGGAGCCCGCGGACAAGGTAAACTCGACGGAGATGCGAAAGCTCGTAATAGCCCTGATGAACAAGGGCCTGGGCGTCTACAGCCCGTGCTCGTTCATATGGTGCGTGCGATGCCACCCCGAGTCCTGCTGGACCTTCCAGGAAAGGGAGGACATCAAGCCCACGAGGCTCATGCAGAAGGTCGCCGAAGAGGAGCCCTTCCGCTTCATCAATACGGACATCAAGTACTCCTACGCCGTGCTGCGCCACGATAAGCTGTCCAGGGAGAAGTACCGCGTTCCGGAAAAGGCGAAGTTCGCCCGGCTCTCGAAGATGAAGGACCACGTCAAGAAGCATATCAACGTCGTGGCGGCGGTCATGTCCGGCGACCTGGGCGATAAGGCGGACCACGTCTACAAGCTCTGCGACGGCACGGCGGCCAAGCCCGTATATGCCATCCTTCCGGACTATCACACAAGCCCTGAGAACGAGGCGCTCAAGACCGCAAAATACGGGCAGATAGTGGAAATTTATGGGGTGCTGGTGCGGTACAATAAGGAATACGACGCATTTAACCTCCTTGTCAACAGGAACACGAAAGTTAAAGGCGTAAAGGAGCAGGCGGACACTTCTTGA